In Ananas comosus cultivar F153 linkage group 14, ASM154086v1, whole genome shotgun sequence, the genomic stretch tattttatttagaaataaacttagctagaaatatgaatcaactaggattcgaacttggctCTCAGCTGGTGAAGTGTTAGTATGTTTGTTAGTATGTTTTTCATTAAGGGTTGACTAGAAATAAAGTAGTTTGTCAGTATGTTTTTCATATAAAGCGCTACAGATTGTAAGTATACAAGTAGTTTCTCAGCTAGTGAAGTGTATAATCGTGATAGAGTCGTTAGGAATACTTTAACCGTCATGCTGAAGCCAAAATCTCCTTCACCTCCTGAGCCAAATTCCCTAATTATTACAATCTTAAGGAACATTTAAAACATCATCTCCAGATGAATAACTCTTCTAAATTATGAAACACAATTTTGTTACTAGTTTAAGACACTAGTTTTGCCCTACATTTAGGTAAGATTACATTTATGTTTGCTTGATCATTTACAgttttactaattttgaaaaaaaaaatatggttaACGGCATACAAGtccttacaaatatagtgaattgcaaatatatccctacaaagttcaattttcatatgttgtccttataaaagtcctaatattttcaaatatattcctgccgttagaatccgttagaaaattttaattaaccacagtttaaatacttaaccgtagttagttaatgagatgaattgacctttttaccctTCGTCAATAGTTaggagggacatatttatgatggaaaaaagtcattttacttataaaatagataGTGCTTTAACGGTCATAAACCagaaggacatatttgaaaatattaggacttttataggaacaatatataagagttgaactttgtagggatgcatttgtaattcactatatttgcagggacctatataaaattaagtcaaaaaaatattaaggcgGCTAGATTGTTAGATTCTGTTAAGATTACTATTAAATATAAGTTCGTATGATAGACACAAATTTGGTGAATTATATCATGGCATTGAAGTAATGCTAGCAATTGTAATGACAATATAAGACTAATTgacttttattaatatttatttccaaacaAATCAAGAATTCACCAGATCAAGACATAAAAAGATGCATCCAAATCAAGAATTCACTAGAGAACTTTAGAAGTACATTTCTTTGATCCTTCCAAGCTATTTGTAATGGTAGAATTAATATCAAACTTGGCTATTAATGCTGATTGTTagcttaaatgggtcagcatctTGCCATGTGGCGGAAGGCCATGTTAGGTcgaatcatgttcgaaatggcgtgaggctgggtgagccgagtcatgttcgaagtagcGTGAGGTTGGctaggccgagtcacaatcgagacccgtgggcactgtatctatatattttaagtgaattggttgcgtttttctaacagctcgagcttttaggattaatggttagcgccaacgatccgacaagtggtatcagaaccAGAGGTCATGGTTTTGATTCCCGCATGCGGGTTCGATTTTCGCATGCTGTAAATGTATGCAGATGCTGGAGGGggaattgttggcttaaatgggctagCAACTTGCCCTGTGGCAGGAGACCATGTTGGGccaagtcatattcgaaatagcGTGCGGgaggctgggtgggccgagtcatgttcgaagtggcgtgaggcaggttgggccgagtcacagtCGAGACCCCTGGGCACTGTATctatacactttaagtgaattggttgcgtatttctaaccgctcgaacttttggaattaatggttagcgccaacgatccgacactgATAAACATAGATCTATCATAAACTATCTAATACCAAactttgtgattttttaatgTTATCTCAAATACACCTTATATATACTGttgaatattattaattttgagactaAGTTTAacattaagaaaataaaattaaaagcaaaaaatgTTTCCTAGAAAATTCATATGCAcctataaatcatatttaagaTAATTAATCATCGTTGAGATGTTCAATCATCCAATATAGTTCACTTTCTCGTTATACATGATTTGATAGGATAACATATTTCATCTaaagataatttatcttattcaaaaaaatttgaccAGAAAGTGAACTATATTATCCCACTCTAGCTGCTTGATCATATTTCTCATATATCAAATACTGCAACATTTTTagtaaatcaaaaatatatctataataaaatataaatgaatccaaacagggccttaaaAGCATTGTGGCGCAGCTTTTCAAAACAAATCTCgtaaaaataagtttttattaTGTCTATTTGATCTCGAGTTTCCTCTCGCTCCCGTGGAACTTCCCAGAAGATGATCGACTCCCGCCTTCCATCTTTAACATCTGAAGCAAGAAATCGTTCCACGAATCGATCGGCCCAGGAAGGCACCAATGCACGCAATCGTTATACATAGTAACATTCTCCTGCGGGAGGTGCCCGTACCGGCTCGGGTGCCCGTCGGGCCTCCGCAACATCACCTCAGTGACATCTATCAACCGGAACTTGAGCCCTCTCGCCCGGGCCTCCCTCTCCGCACTCCTGAACTCCTCCAATTGCGTCATGTACATCTCCAAATTGATCCCCTCGAGCCGCGTCTCGTTGCTCCCGACCGGCCGCGTGCGCAGGCAGTCCCCGCCCTTGTCCCACTCGCCGTTCTCGTAGTGCGACGGCGCGTACGTCCGCAGAAATGTCGTGCCTTTGTAGCCCGCCAAACTGAGCAAGGTTTGAAACGTTGTCCTGAAGGCCATTCTGTAGCCGTGGTACATGGTTAAGTCGGTCACATTCGGGTTGAGACAATAGTGGCACCCAATAACCCGATGGTTCTCGTGATACAAGGTCGGGCGAAAGAACCAGTGGCCCGCGGACACGATCACGTAGTCGAAATCTTTGATCTGGGCCGTCCAGTTAGAATCGGGCTCGTCCAGGTAGAGGCTGAAGAGGCCGGTCAGGGTCGGGCCCTTCGGGTCCGCTTCTACGGACCGAACCAGGTAAGGGGACCAGAAGTTGGCTAGGGTGAAGTTGTGGGTCGGGTATGACCACCGCCGCGACTTGTCGTCCGATGTAGTGGAGATATCCACTACATATGTTACCTGTCAAATTAATGCAATCAATTTTCAGGAGAAAAGAGCTCCACCccaaaagtaaataataataacaacaataaaaagtaaaaataaaaaataaaatatactgaGCATAATTAAGTCGAGTTGAgatcctgtgcttttaaaagcacagtaATATCtgtgtttctaattttttaagcCGTCAAATCACCTCTAAATCCCTACAGCACTAGCGAAGAGAATTTAACGGGATAAATCGTTAATTATGCTGTGCGAATTTTGAGACGATCTGATAGCTAAAGAGTCAGAAGCAAAAATATTTgtttgcttttaaaagcacatgaGCTCAACTCTAATTAAGACtatcaaattattaataaacGGTACGAAGGTGGGAGTTAAGATGTCGTGGCATTAATTGATTGATTGTTTGGTTGTATCATTTGGAAGATTCATTTTTATATTGAGAGCAAGGTTTATTGAATCCTATCACTATTCACTGACtaaatttgattagatttaatgAACTTTATCTGTCACTATTAGAAACAGATCAGTTAATTAGAACCCCATATTACTCATTACTAATTAGGATAACTAAGAACAACAATGATGATCCACAATATCTATAATGCCTACGAATCATTATTCGAGTTATTCCTATATAAATGTATGTTTTCTTTAACTACAGAGTCCTTAATCTTTATCTATTTCCCATGTAATTATTATGTGGACAAGAGATTTATGTTGATGTTGATGCATAAAGAGTGGAAGTGAATAAGGGATTATCCAAACTAAGTGATAATAAAGAGGTATTAGGTGgtccaaattatatatatgcatctcTATTAGTGGAAAGAAGCCAAAGTATTTgctttggaattaatggttggTGGGATGTAACAGTGACGCTCTGCTAAATGATTATTCTTcctaataaaattacaaaatatacaaatttgttGGAGAACGAAATGCCAACCTCACTCATGCAATTAATGCAAGAGTAGATCTCATGCTCACCTAAATCATGGTAGTTAAAGAGTCTACAACATAATCACCAGCAATAGGCTACTacagtatagagcccttcgtactcataagttgttttcaataatagagcttccgaatcgacgatccactctgttaaatatgatctaaagtatttaaaacttgtaaataataaattttgtaatttttcgaaatcataataaagtccatcaagcgggtataaaatgaacggtgaaAATTAAACGACGTTCTAAAAAGATAGGTAGTGAAaagaaatttctataaaaaattcaactgattttgattcttttacactattaaactagcaagtattttataccggctgttaaaaattgtcaattttgatatcttttgatcgtaaagtaaatgatgtccaaaaattataaaatttgatttctaaaaatttcaatgcactagaaaatatttaatagtatggatcgtcgattcggaagctctattatcaaaaacgacttatgagtacgaaggtgatcgtactcataagagtatagtagccggactctctctctctctctctctctctctatatatatatatatatgaaaaatatttcttgTTTACTCAAAAAGGGAGTGAAGATCTTACACCCATTattctaaaattgataaaattcaaatttttagtataaaaaaaaattgatgtgacaTAGAATATTAATAGCCTTGGAATGAAGTAGGTGTAAAATATATACGCCGCTTTAAGGTGCACCGGTAACGATGCTCATAAATTAATGTCCCTATTTTGCAACTTAATCACTCTATTTTTGGATTAAACAACTAACTTCAGTAGATTGCAGTTACTAATCTCTGATCATTAAAAAGCCAAACTTTTAAAAGCAATTAACTTGAAATAGTGAATCATAATTATAATAGGATAAATTTAGGTCTTCTACTCATCTCCAAAAATTGAAATGTTCGCACGAAAAGTATAGAAAACGAAATCGCAATGTTGGCACAATACAAGAGTTATCCGTACTCATTACTATAATAGCCTCaaatctctatatatgtatCCAATCATAATACCCCCACACGTTCATGGTGTGAAATTTTCGAACCTAAGACCGTACTTATTACCATAATAGAGTTTCAAATCTCTGGGAGTGTCCAATCATAATACTCCGACACCTAATATCACCAAACAATATAAAACTCATTTCATACCTCCGAACGGCAAATCAGTTTAATTATGATACCAATATAACAATCCAATGTTCTAACACTAACAACTGGTTAAATCCAAACCGGTGGTTCAGTATGCTTAAGTCTTTTCATTAACGCTAGAGTACTGAGTCCTTAGATACTCAACTATCAATTCTTATTAGTACTAGAGTACTTAATTTGTATAGAGCAATGCTATCGGTACACCTCAAAGCGGAATTTACATTTTACACCAACTCAATTCCAAAATCATTAATATTCTACTTATGACATCAATTTTTAGTCCTCGACTTTTCAATTACTTTTACATTGTTCACTTTATTATTTGTGTTGATTAAGTcttacagttaaaaaaaaactaggtaaaataattaaaaagaagcAATTACTTATATGCTCTTGAAAAGTTTCAgactttcttatttactcttcgtaaaaggctaatataaaaaatatcctCTTAACACTCCAAATTCTTTCGAATATACCAAATAAAAAAGGCTCCATTTTACGGTCAAATAACATTATTTAATGGTGTCGGCGTGGTAGTTTTCATTTAGAGTAAACTAAATTTTCGATCGCTGAGACCtgatctaaataaataaaaatgatttaGGACCacattgtcaaaattaaaagattaagaagtgatgtaaaattttgataaagtGTAGTGATGGTCGCTAGCAGTACTATAAATTAAGGAAAATGTTTATTGCATATTCAAAAAGAGAGGGAAAGTCTTACCCTCACTATTCTAAGGttgataaaaattgaaataaactttagtaaaaattaaaaaaatttgacatgataagtaaaatattaatgattttATAATACAGTGGGGGTAACGATATACACCCAGTTTTGAAATATACCAATAGTATTGCTCATAAGTTAAATTatagatctctctctttctatatatcatAGACACTTCTGTAAGCCTTGTATGTCTGTGTCGGACGCGGGTGTGTTCGTGTCGGACGCGTGTGTGATGTGGACAGTCCTTGAACGCCTATTTAATGCCGATTCATAGCGCATACAgcgagttgagctggaatactatcggtagcaaatgggctccgttaccacccatttgtttttgatgatggagccttcaaattgacgatcggcaccgttgaaaatgatctatactacttgaagtatctagaaatcaaatttcatactttttcgatattgttttcttgtccatcaagtgggcgtaaaaatgaatggctgaaaatgaatatcctctaaaaagtgatgatagaaattttgtaatcatgatcgagaatataaatcttgttctaaatagtttaaagaattttctaacaaaaattcaattgatttggatagctttacaccgttaaacgagaaaacccctcatatcaaccattaaaattactaattttgaaaccctttgatcattaNtatatatatatatatggaaaataTTTCTTGTATACTCAAAAAGGAAGTGAAGATCTTACACCCATTATTCTTAAATtggtaaaattcaaatttttagtataaaaaaaaaattgatgtgacaaATAGAATATCAATAGCCTTGGAATGGagtgggtataaaatatatacACCGCTTTAAGGTGTACCGGTAGCAATGCTCATATATTAATGTCCCTATTTTGGAACTTAATCActctatttttgtattaaaCAACTAACATCAATAGATTGCAGTTACTAATCTCTGATCATTAAAAAGCCAAACTTTTAAAAGTAATTAACTGGAAATAGTGAATCATATTTATAATAGGATAAATTTAGGTCTTCTACTCATCTCCAAAAATTGAAATGTTCGCACGAAAAGTATGGAAAACGAAATCGCAATGTTGGCACAATACAAGAGTTATCTGTACTTATTACTATAATAGCCTCaaatctctatatatgtatCCAATCATAATAACCCCACACGTTCATGGTGTCAAATTTTCGAAACTAAGACCGTACTTATTACTATAATAGAGTTTCAAATCTCTGGGAGTGTCCAATCATAATACTCCGACACCTTCATGGTGTCAAATTTTCTAACCTAAGATCACCAAACAATATAAAACTCATTTCATAACTCCGAATGACAAATCAGTTTAATTACGATACCAATATAACAATCCAATGTTCTAACATAACAACTGGTTAAATCCAAACCGGTGGTTCAATATGCTTAAGTCTTTTTATTAACACTAGAGTACTGAGTCCTTAGATTCTCAACTATCAATTCTTATTAGTACTGGAGTACTTAATTTGTGTAGAGCAATACTATCGGTACACCTCAAAGCGGGATTTATATTTTACACCAACTCAATTCCAAAACCATTAATATTCTACTTATGACATCAATTTTTAGTCCTCGACCTTTCAATTACTTTTACATTGTTCACTTTATTATTTGTGTTGATTAAGTCTtgcagttaaaaaaaaactaggtaaaataattaaaaagaagcaattacttatatactcctgaaaagtttcagactttcttatttactctTCGTAAAAGGCTANTAAATTATGtacggtgaaaaaaaaaatttcttaaaatatatgaattataattgaaaattttataaactttcATTCGtacgaaaaatataataatagtttatcaaatttaatattttatacataataaaaatatattattatattaataatattatattttattagcggtgtCTATGTCGTGTCTGTATCTTAATTTATTGAAAGTTGTCGAGTTACGGTGTTCGAGTGGTGTCGTATTTCGTATTTTGTGTCAGTGTTCGTGACGCCTAGCTCTCTTTCCTTATGTAGAGTCTATGCAATTCTTATTACGAGTCATGTCGTGTTTTGTATCTCGTGTCAGTATTTGTGACGCCTAGCTCTCTTTCCTTACGTAAAGTCTATGCAATTCTTATTATTACCTTAGAGAGGAGGCACATCAAGGATTGCATTTGGTTCCTCCCCACCGAGTCCCCCAGAAACGCCAGGGACTTGCCGCCGACGAGCTCGAGGAACTGCGCGGGGTTGAAGACCGGCAGCTCGCACCCGTCGGGCCTCCACCGCCACTTCATGAACCCGTCGTCGGGCCGCCCGAACTTCATGCAGTTCTGGTGGTCGTGGATCGCCCAGCACGTCCCGTTCGTGTAGTACGGCGCCTTCGGGTTCGGAACCCACTCCCCGCTGAAGATGTCGCATTTCGCACCGCTGCGCATCGTCGCGCTCCTCACGGAAGGCGGAGGAGATGGCAGGGGAAGAGGTGATGAAGTTGCAGTAGtactactactgctgctgcttcttttcCATAAGGGGAAAAAGTATACAGGCACAATGGTGAGAACAACTGAGGAGAATATTAGAACAAGAACTATTCCAGTGGTGTTCTCTTGAGTTCTCCTCATTATTTTTGTATAGAAAAGCTCATTAGACTtcattggagagagagagaaattaattaaacaagTGTTACAAAGTGCATGAAATGAGCTTAACACTAGCGTATGGCACAAGGGCATTTGTTTTGCCTCctcatacatatatagagaaatTTTCAAGGTCCATCTTGCATATGACACCCTGCTTTGTGGGAGAATTCTATTCtagtctcaaatattttttctaaatatttaacATTTTTTCTCACCTATAAAGGCCTAGGCTTGAGATAGTTTTGATAGGCCCAAGACGTGAATAgtaatttaaaagaataaaattaataaggAAAACTTTTAAATACCACTTccgtagtttcgcactttcttactttgataccctgtggtttaaagtgtatcgatttagtatcctatggttttattgctctttttaatttattagcccttctactaatttttttcgttaaatcagtgacaaagttaaaactaaaagatactaaagtgaatattcgataaatctagatagggtatctgaagttttttgtatataatttaatgaatattaacggaggagctgacgaaaagagaaaaataaaatcatatggtattaaattaatacactttaaaccacagagtgctaagtgagaaagtatgaaatattaaattaatacactttaaaccacagagtgctaagtgagaaagtatgaaaaatcacatgggtggtatttgaagtttacccaattaataataataaaagtctaATGAGATTCAAACTCTGAATCTTTTAGCATGGTATCatgttaaataaatataaaacaatcaTTATTCTTCAAATGCTCAATCTATTAGTTAATCATGTATTTATCATTTATACTCTCAATCGTTGCGCCACAAGCTCGCTAGTGAACACATGGAACACAGCAAAAGTCGCGTATTAAATTAATACTAGTAATTTGAACTTCAAGTATTTTGGATAGTGATTTAGACAAATACCGGTTTGAATGCTACATATGTTAATGggctagatttttttaaaatattttaaaattatgataatttttttctattttatttctttaattagaGGCAGTTGAAGCAGTCGATATTTGCTATTTTAATGATTCTTGAATTCTTTTATACATCAATGATCAGTGATTAAAACATGATGACATTATTTCAGGATCAGTTTTGTAccacttatttttattttattgatcgTGATTTGGATTCAGATCTATCACAAATTGATACTAAAATTTGATCAAAACCTtgcatcattattattattattattattattatgtggtagtaattaataaatatagcTGGCTAATTAAGAAATTATTAGAAGTGATTATGTGTTATAATATAGGTGGCTTGTTCATGTCAGGTATTTTCTGGTTGGTATGCAATGCTTGTCACATTCTCTCTTCACCCCTACTGTGTATGTTGCCAGCCCCAATCTGCATGGCTGAGCTGATGGCCCCAACTAGAGGCAGGTTTTATACAGGCGGCCGACATCTCTTTTCGGCCttcaatttattaaatttagtctCTATCGCGCTCGGGGGCCCGCCCCGTGTCGCCTCGCTTCCCAAAGTGGTCGTCgattctagaactactctagttctAACATATTTAGCCCTTTCAATCTCTTAGATCTAACCACTGTCCAAAATAATATAGCTAGATTAAAAGGTTTAGTACTATTATACTTTATACATGTAGGACAGTCGACCATTGGTCATAGGATAGTCAACCAAAACTGATCGATCTTGTGGTCGACCATAGGTTGGCTATTAAATAAGGTTTCTATCGGTGGGATAT encodes the following:
- the LOC109720664 gene encoding protein trichome birefringence-like 19, producing MPLCHTLVLSSFHALCNTCLINFSLSPMKSNELFYTKIMRRTQENTTGIVLVLIFSSVVLTIVPVYFFPLWKRSSSSSSTTATSSPLPLPSPPPSVRSATMRSGAKCDIFSGEWVPNPKAPYYTNGTCWAIHDHQNCMKFGRPDDGFMKWRWRPDGCELPVFNPAQFLELVGGKSLAFLGDSVGRNQMQSLMCLLSKVTYVVDISTTSDDKSRRWSYPTHNFTLANFWSPYLVRSVEADPKGPTLTGLFSLYLDEPDSNWTAQIKDFDYVIVSAGHWFFRPTLYHENHRVIGCHYCLNPNVTDLTMYHGYRMAFRTTFQTLLSLAGYKGTTFLRTYAPSHYENGEWDKGGDCLRTRPVGSNETRLEGINLEMYMTQLEEFRSAEREARARGLKFRLIDVTEVMLRRPDGHPSRYGHLPQENVTMYNDCVHWCLPGPIDSWNDFLLQMLKMEGGSRSSSGKFHGSERKLEIK